In Argiope bruennichi chromosome 4, qqArgBrue1.1, whole genome shotgun sequence, a single window of DNA contains:
- the LOC129966262 gene encoding uncharacterized protein LOC129966262, which translates to MGAFQVNKDLIPNKAHYFLLHGAHADVLPFITVYAKQLGISADVTGLIMAILCSVISRPLIGSIADHLQKLKLVMIALIFIDISADMGLNFIPPSTTVLTQSSVVCHQNVSYIFLFAPYTCKKNSSFCDKCILSCDICQDDSGICLKDSLGHSGNSKGGNFSDIPFECFEEATSYCPKVKNTTICVEKGDVKNSSKNPILHLCLLSIFTAIIYICYGSIVSLSDAACCNALGTRPELYGKQRLSLDASQLVLGCSSAVQCFLGELPFFFFAGWIISKIGHINTFTMSFVANGLRFFTYSFIKNPWLGLLIDFLQGPCFGTFYTAMTSYAKKIAPEGTEATVQGLASGTFEGLGVATGSLLGGYGFRTFGGRKTLFWTGIISFAFGVINSLINYIMIRNQSETPEK; encoded by the exons ATGGGAGCATTTCAAGTAAATAAAGATTTGATTCCTAATAAAGCGCATTATTTTCTACTCCATGGCG CTCATGCGGACGTTTTGCCTTTCATCACTGTGTATGCCAAACAGTTGGGGATTTCGGCAGATGTCACTGGGCTCATCATGGCAATTTTGTGTTCTGTCATATCACGACCTTTGATAGGAAGCATAGCCGACCACTTACAGAAACTGAAGCTGGTCATGATAGCTCTGATTTTCATAGACATCTCGGCGGACATGGGTTTGAACTTCATTCCACCATCGACGACAGTTCTAACACAATCTTCAGTAGTTTGCCATCAGAATGTGTCCTATATCTTTCTGTTTGCTCCGTATACCTGCAAAAAGAATTCTTCGTTCTGTGACAAATGCATCCTTTCTTGTGATATATGCCAGGATGATAGTGGCATTTGTTTAAAAGACAGTTTAGGACACTCTGGAAATTCAAAGGGTGGTAATTTTTCAGACATACCATTTGAGTGTTTTGAAGAAGCGACGTCCTATTGCCCTAAGGTCAAAAATACAACAATATGCGTTGAAAAGGGAGATGTTAAGAATTCTTCCAAAAATCCAATTCTTCATTTGTGTCTCCTGAGTATTTTTACCGCTATTATTTACATATGCTATGGGTCAATTGTTAGCCTGTCAGATGCAGCTTGCTGCAACGCTTTAGGCACTAGACCAGAACTCTATGGTAAACAACGTCT ATCACTCGATGCAAGCCAACTGGTTCTGGGTTGCTCGTCTGCCGTCCAGTGCTTTCTGGGAGAACTGCCTTTCTTCTTTTTCGCTGGATGGATCATCTCCAAAATCGGACATATCAACACATTTACAATGTCATTTGTAGCGAATGGATTAAGATTTTTCACTTATTCGTTTATAAAGAACCCATGGTTGGGGTTGCTTATAGACTTTTTACAAGGACCCTGCTTCGGTACCTTCTATACAGCAATGACATCCTATGCTAAGAAGATTGCACCTGAAGGAACAGAGGCGACCGTGCAAGGATTAGCAAGCGGAACCTTTGAAGGTTTAG GAGTGGCAACTGGAAGCCTACTTGGAGGTTACGGATTTCGAACTTTTGGTGGACGCAAAACATTATTCTGGACAGGAATTATATCCTTTGCTTTTGGAGTTATTAATTCCTTAATCAACTATATAATGATTCGTAATCAGTCTGAAACTccagaaaaatga